A stretch of the Bordetella genomosp. 8 genome encodes the following:
- the ruvC gene encoding crossover junction endodeoxyribonuclease RuvC, which translates to MRILGVDPGLRRTGFGVIDAEGPRLRYVASGTVVVPPMKTLADRLKVILDNLREVVRDTQPDVAALEIVFLNTNPASTLLLGQARGAALCAMADSGLAVHEYTALQIKKSVVGTGRAAKEQVQEMVRQLLALDGLPAPDSADALACAICHAHVGPLADRLAALNGPIASARGRMRLRGGRLSG; encoded by the coding sequence ATGCGTATCCTCGGCGTCGATCCCGGCCTGCGCCGCACCGGCTTCGGCGTCATCGACGCCGAAGGACCGCGCCTGCGCTACGTGGCGAGCGGCACGGTGGTGGTGCCGCCCATGAAGACGCTGGCCGACCGGCTGAAGGTCATCCTCGACAACCTGCGCGAAGTCGTCCGCGATACGCAACCGGACGTCGCCGCGCTGGAAATCGTCTTCCTGAATACCAATCCCGCCTCCACGCTGCTGCTGGGCCAGGCACGCGGCGCGGCGCTGTGCGCCATGGCCGACAGCGGCCTGGCGGTGCATGAATATACGGCTCTGCAGATCAAGAAGTCCGTGGTCGGCACGGGAAGGGCGGCCAAGGAACAGGTGCAGGAAATGGTGCGCCAGCTGCTGGCCCTGGACGGCCTGCCGGCGCCCGATTCGGCCGACGCGCTGGCCTGCGCGATCTGCCACGCCCACGTCGGGCCGCTGGCCGACCGGCTGGCGGCGTTGAACGGGCCCATCGCGTCGGCGCGCGGCCGCATGCGCCTGCGCGGCGGACGCCTGTCCGGATAA
- a CDS encoding complex I NDUFA9 subunit family protein, producing the protein MRILVIGGTGFIGRHLVARLGVARHQVRVPTRLYARGRDLQVVPTVTLSQSDVYDDAALDELLSDCDAVVNLVGILHDGRGRPYGRGFARAHVELPRRIAQGCLRNGVRRMIHVSALGADPGGPSMYLRSKGAGEGAVRETFANTPDAAWTIVRPSVVFGHDDDFTNLFARLARWFPVLPLAGAQSRLQPVYVEDVAAAIETMLDNPHTYGKVYELAGPQVHTLGAIAGMCAKWSGHPRMVVSVPIGVGRLQAAFLACLPGRPLMTPDNLDSLKIDNVSRASMSTELGIIPTAMEAVVPGYLGQRRAGGR; encoded by the coding sequence ATGCGCATCCTTGTCATAGGCGGCACCGGCTTCATAGGCCGTCATCTGGTGGCGCGCCTGGGCGTGGCCAGGCATCAGGTACGCGTGCCGACGCGCTTGTACGCAAGGGGCCGCGACCTGCAGGTCGTGCCCACCGTGACCCTGTCCCAATCGGACGTCTACGACGACGCCGCGCTGGATGAGCTGCTGTCGGATTGCGACGCGGTCGTCAATCTGGTGGGCATCCTGCATGACGGCAGGGGCCGTCCGTATGGTCGGGGCTTCGCGCGGGCACATGTGGAGCTGCCGCGCCGCATCGCGCAAGGCTGCCTGCGCAATGGCGTGCGGCGGATGATCCACGTCAGCGCACTGGGCGCGGACCCTGGCGGGCCAAGCATGTACCTGCGGTCCAAGGGCGCGGGCGAAGGGGCGGTGCGCGAGACCTTCGCCAACACGCCCGATGCCGCGTGGACCATCGTGCGGCCATCCGTTGTGTTCGGCCACGACGACGATTTCACCAATCTCTTCGCGCGCCTGGCGCGCTGGTTTCCCGTGCTGCCGCTGGCCGGCGCGCAGTCGCGCCTGCAGCCGGTGTATGTGGAAGACGTCGCGGCGGCCATCGAGACCATGCTCGACAATCCGCACACCTACGGCAAGGTCTACGAGCTTGCCGGGCCGCAGGTGCACACCCTGGGCGCCATCGCCGGCATGTGCGCCAAGTGGAGCGGCCATCCGCGCATGGTGGTTAGCGTTCCCATAGGCGTGGGGCGCCTGCAGGCGGCCTTCCTGGCATGCCTGCCCGGCCGGCCGCTGATGACCCCCGACAATCTGGACAGCCTGAAGATCGATAACGTCAGCCGCGCGAGCATGTCGACCGAGCTGGGCATCATCCCCACCGCGATGGAGGCCGTCGTGCCGGGGTATCTGGGCCAGCGGCGCGCGGGCGGCAGATAG
- the ruvA gene encoding Holliday junction branch migration protein RuvA has translation MIGRITGTLIEKSPPTVCVDVNGVGYDVDVPMSTLYSLPENGARVSLYTHLTVREDAHLLYGFATVGERSAFRELIKVSGIGARTALSVLSGLSVADLAQAITLQESGRLTRVPGIGKKTAERLLLEMRGKLGADIGAAPHAVPDSQSDILNALLALGYSEKESLAALKTLPEGIGVSDGIRQALKSLVR, from the coding sequence ATGATCGGAAGAATCACCGGTACGCTCATCGAAAAATCGCCTCCCACCGTTTGCGTGGACGTCAACGGCGTGGGCTACGACGTCGACGTGCCCATGAGCACGCTGTACTCCTTGCCCGAAAACGGCGCTCGGGTGTCGCTGTACACGCACCTGACGGTGCGCGAGGACGCGCATCTGCTCTACGGCTTCGCCACCGTGGGCGAGCGCAGCGCATTCCGCGAACTGATCAAGGTGAGCGGCATCGGCGCCCGTACCGCCCTGTCGGTGCTGTCCGGCCTGTCCGTGGCGGACCTGGCGCAGGCGATCACCTTGCAGGAATCGGGACGGCTGACGCGCGTACCCGGCATAGGCAAGAAAACCGCCGAACGCCTGCTGCTGGAGATGCGCGGCAAGCTGGGCGCGGACATCGGGGCAGCGCCGCATGCCGTGCCCGACAGCCAGTCCGACATCCTGAACGCCCTGCTCGCCCTGGGCTATTCGGAGAAAGAATCGCTGGCGGCGCTCAAGACCTTGCCGGAAGGGATCGGCGTGTCGGATGGCATACGGCAGGCGCTGAAATCACTGGTACGCTGA